The following proteins are co-located in the Rhodoligotrophos appendicifer genome:
- a CDS encoding 3-keto-5-aminohexanoate cleavage protein, whose amino-acid sequence MSRPVIITCALTGDSDTTKKSPHVPVTPAQIAEDALKAARAGAAIVHIHVRDPETTRGSRDIALYREAVEQIRASGTEIIINLTAGMGGKLVLGAPDCQPFDPVTDLVGGLERMAHVEALRPEICSLDCGSFNNGAPTELYVSTPEMIRGMATRMQEIGVKPELEIFDLGHLRLALNLVADGLISPPPFFQFALGLRWGAGSDLRTLLLMHDMLPPGSVWAAFGAGAEQMPMAAQSVLMGGHVRVGLEDNLFRSRGVLASNEDLVTDAVHLVKALGAVPATVAEARELLGLCDDR is encoded by the coding sequence ATGTCGCGTCCCGTCATCATCACCTGTGCTCTGACCGGCGACAGCGACACGACAAAAAAAAGTCCTCATGTCCCGGTGACGCCTGCGCAGATCGCCGAGGATGCCCTCAAAGCCGCGCGAGCGGGAGCGGCAATCGTTCACATCCACGTGCGCGATCCCGAGACGACCCGAGGCAGCCGCGACATTGCGCTCTATCGAGAGGCTGTCGAGCAGATCCGGGCCAGCGGGACCGAGATCATCATCAATCTGACGGCCGGCATGGGTGGCAAGCTGGTGTTGGGCGCACCCGATTGCCAACCTTTCGATCCGGTCACCGACTTGGTCGGCGGCCTTGAAAGGATGGCCCATGTGGAGGCGCTGAGGCCCGAAATTTGCAGCCTCGACTGCGGCAGCTTCAACAATGGAGCTCCCACTGAGCTCTATGTCAGTACACCCGAAATGATCCGTGGTATGGCGACCCGGATGCAGGAAATTGGGGTAAAACCGGAGTTGGAGATCTTCGATCTCGGTCATTTGCGGCTTGCCTTGAATTTGGTGGCCGACGGTCTCATCTCGCCTCCGCCCTTCTTCCAGTTTGCACTGGGTCTGCGCTGGGGTGCAGGTTCCGACCTCCGCACGTTGCTGCTGATGCATGACATGCTGCCACCCGGCTCCGTGTGGGCGGCTTTTGGTGCCGGTGCCGAACAGATGCCCATGGCGGCGCAATCGGTGCTGATGGGCGGCCATGTCCGTGTGGGACTTGAGGATAATCTGTTCCGCAGCCGGGGCGTGCTCGCGAGCAACGAGGATCTGGTGACAGATGCGGTGCATCTGGTAAAAGCGCTCGGCGCAGTTCCTGCGACGGTTGCCGAGGCTCGAGAGTTGCTCGGATTGTGCGACGACCGATGA